In Odontesthes bonariensis isolate fOdoBon6 chromosome 6, fOdoBon6.hap1, whole genome shotgun sequence, one genomic interval encodes:
- the neflb gene encoding neurofilament light chain b has product MTSAGFDPYLPPTYKRRVVVRSAGYGAGGGIGSRSAYSTHSAPVTSYASSWRSYPTYSRATSSYSTVRPGLGAAAATELRLDQAAQVSSEFKTLRTQEKAELQDLNDRFASFIERVHELEQQNKLLETELLLLRQRQTQPTNLRGLYEHEIRQLRAAVEEARHEKQAAQDHRDEMENVLKNLHKHYDDEVQGREEAEGRLMDARKGADEAALGRAELEKKVGTLLDEVTFLKRLCEGEIAELQAQIQYSADVSVEMEISKPDLSAALRDIRGQYEKLAQRNLKSAEEWFCDKMNVMTVGSARNTESARSAKDEAGEYRQLLKGKTLEIDACRDMNQALENQLQDVEEKQSAEISALQDMISQLEEELRTNKNDMACYLRDYQDLLNVKMALDIEIAAYRKLLEGEENRFNVAGQRSVSVYSQAMYSAPSFGRAPVSMPSQLASAAPYLLSSRLYTSSLSTEEVISASQAYQAGASPPEEEEEGEQVEEEKEELGHEKEDEVEKEQQEDGEGEEEEEEEKEEEEEQEKGDEEADGEEAEAEDGDKEDEEEGQEESQSQEEEEDAGQKEEEGVEEGGKEVEEETEKEEEVDTEEKSGKTTDRKV; this is encoded by the exons ATGACTTCGGCCGGCTTTGACCCTTACCTCCCTCCTACTTACAAGAGGAGAGTAGTTGTGCGCAGTGCAGGATatggagctggaggaggaattGGATCTAGGTCTGCCTACTCCACCCACTCTGCTCCAGTGACTTCCTATGCATCTTCATGGAGAAGTTATCCAACGTACAGCCGAGCTACTTCGAGCTACTCTACCGTACGTCCTGGTCTAGGTGCTGCAGCTGCCACTGAGCTACGCCTTGACCAAGCAGCCCAAGTCAGTTCTGAGTTCAAAACATTAAGGACCCAGGAGAAGGCTGAGCTTCAAGACCTGAATGATCGCTTCGCAAGCTTTATTGAGAGGGTCCATGAACTGGAGCAGCAGAACAAGTTGCTGGAGACTGAGCTGCTACTGCTCCGGCAGAGGCAGACACAGCCTACCAATCTTCGGGGCCTGTATGAGCATGAGATCCGCCAGCTCCGTGCTGCTGTTGAAGAAGCCCGCCATGAGAAGCAAGCAGCCCAGGACCACAGGGATGAGATGGAGAATGTTTTGAAAAATCTGCATAAACACTACGATGATGAAGTTCAGGGCAGAGAGGAGGCTGAAGGACGGCTCATGGATGCCAGGAAAGGAGCAGATGAAGCTGCTTTGGGCCGGGCTGAGCTTGAGAAGAAAGTTGGGACCCTCCTGGATGAGGTGACCTTCTTGAAGCGCCTCTGTGAGGGCGAGATTGCAGAGCTGCAGGCCCAAATACAGTACAGCGCAGATGTGTCAGTGGAGATGGAGATCTCCAAGCCagacctgtctgctgctcttcgTGACATTCGAGGCCAGTATGAGAAGCTGGCACAACGCAACCTTAAATCGGCCGAAGAATGGTTCTGTGACAAGATGAATGTGATGACCGTAGGCTCTGCTCGCAACACAGAGAGCGCACGCAGTGCCAAAGATGAAGCTGGAGAGTACCGTCAACTGCTCAAAGGTAAAACACTGGAGATTGATGCCTGCCGAGACATGAACCAAGCTCTGGAAAACCAACTTCAGGATGTCGAGGAGAAACAGAGTGCTGAGATTTCTGCACTGCAG GATATGATAAGTCAACTGGAGGAAGAGTTGAGGACAAACAAGAATGACATGGCTTGCTACTTAAGGGATTATCAAGACCTCTTGAATGTAAAGATGGCATTAGATATTGAAATTGCAGCATACAG GAAGCTTCTTGAAGGAGAGGAGAATCGCTTCAACGTGGCAGGACAAAGATCTGTCTCTGTTTACTCCCAAGCCATGTACTCTGCTCCATCCTTTGGAAGAGCTCCAGTCTCCATGCCATCTCAGCTGGCCTCAGCAGCTCCATACCTGCTGAGCTCCCGCTTGTATACATCGTCACTCTCCACAGAGGAGGTAATATCTGCAAGCCAAGCATATCAGGCAGGGGCCAGCCCTCccgaagaagaggaggagggagaacaggtggaggaggaaaaagaggagctGGGACACGAGAAGGAAGACGAGGTGGAAAAGGAGCAGCAGGAAGACGGGGAgggtgaggaagaggaagaggaggaaaaggaagaggaggaagaacaaGAAAAGGGAGACGAGGAAGCAGATGGAGAAG AGGCTGAAGCAGAAGATGGAGACAaagaagatgaggaagaaggaCAAGAGGAGAGCCAGTctcaagaagaagaggaggatgcCGGGCAGAAAGAAGAAGAGGGTGTCGAGGAAGGTGGAAAAGAGGTAgaggaagaaactgaaaaagaagaagaggtgGATACTGAAGAGAAAAGTGGTAAAACAACAGACAggaaagtttaa